From a region of the Oncorhynchus mykiss isolate Arlee chromosome 32, USDA_OmykA_1.1, whole genome shotgun sequence genome:
- the LOC110488303 gene encoding CDC42 small effector protein 1, with protein MQGIWMHQDYPKIEGHRGYLSSPACKAATESRALNRRSPGMSEFWHKMGCCVVAKPPPKKRRRKIDRSMIGEPTNFMHLTHIGSGEMAEGLPPSGSVQEQMRSKGPSTNGRSSLL; from the exons ATGCAAGGGATCTGGATGCACCAGGACTATCCCAAGATTGAGGGTCACAGGGGCTACCTGTCTTCACCAGCCTGCAAGGCGGCTACAGAGAGCAGGGCGCTGAACCGGCGGAGCCCGGGAATGAGCGAGTTCTGGCACAAGATGGGCTGCTGTGTGGTGGCTAAACCCCCACCG aagaagaggaggaggaagattgACCGCAGCATGATCGGAGAGCCCACAAACTTTATGCACCTCACACACATTGGCTCTGGGGAGATGGCAGAAGGTTTGCCGCCG TCAGGGTCAGTCCAGGAACAGATGAGGTCCAAAGGACCCAGCACCAATGGCCGAAGCAGCCTCTTATAG